TCATTGCGGAAGTGGAATCCCGTAGGAGCTCATACGGATGGAGCGCCTGCTACTGGAGGAGGGAACACCCCTGCGCCAGCCAGCCAGGCTTTGGCATCACCTCAGCCCCTGGTCCCTGCTCCTACCCCTGCTCCAGCTGAGAAGGGAGTGCCCGCTTTTCGTTCCCGCCAGACGAGCGTGAATGGACTGCTGATTGCCCAGCTGAGCGGCGGAGAGGCGGGACAACTTACGCGAATTAATCTCACGGCCCTGCCTACCCTGGGTGACGCAAATTCAACGTTGAGGTTCAACCAAGACGTGGGGAATGACATGCTCAAAGCCCTGAATGAGGTGAGCAGGTTTTCCAAGCTACGCCACAACGGCTGGCCGTTGGGCCATGTCCTTGAGATCGGCTTTGATGACAAGTATGTGCCCAAAGACGGACCTTCTGCGGCGGTAGCCTGCGCTCTGCTGCTGGAAGGATCCCTGACCGGCAAGGAGTGGGATCCGAGCTTTGCAGTCACGGGAGACATGAACTCCGACGGCAGTGTGCAGCCTATCGGCGGCGTGGCCGCCAAAATCCGTGGCGCAACGAAGGGCGCCTGCAAAATCGTGGGAGTGCCCGCAAAAAACGAAAAGGCCGTGGCAGATGTCCTTGTCACAGACGGCCCGACACCGCTGGTGGCCATCGCCGTTTTCAGCCTGTCAAAATTCGACGATGCCCTGGCGCTGGCCAATCCCGAACGCCCCGCGGCTTTGCAAACGGCGCTGGCCAACTTTGACAGCATGCGCGCGGTGATGATGCGCAATCCGCAGCAGCTCGTGCCGCTTCTGCGCAATCCGCACGCAGTGCAACGCCTGCAGGCGCTCTACGCGGCAG
Above is a window of Prosthecobacter vanneervenii DNA encoding:
- a CDS encoding S16 family serine protease, with the protein product MLKALNEVSRFSKLRHNGWPLGHVLEIGFDDKYVPKDGPSAAVACALLLEGSLTGKEWDPSFAVTGDMNSDGSVQPIGGVAAKIRGATKGACKIVGVPAKNEKAVADVLVTDGPTPLVAIAVFSLSKFDDALALANPERPAALQTALANFDSMRAVMMRNPQQLVPLLRNPHAVQRLQALYAAAPNCLSAKYLLMYLQGNTPRSLSIAGSIEAAENSAKFIITAISHDIDGNGISRLNGDELGGSLNKLRRLRPMLDSRVWPYVDHMINFADVIRTSMSNPPTRGSARFLDMVSRVRSAAGGAKAAHEKLMNDPQVREELGL